One part of the Oceanihabitans sp. IOP_32 genome encodes these proteins:
- a CDS encoding ABC1 kinase family protein, with amino-acid sequence MKTIDKIPTSKIQRATKLMSTGAKVGVNYLKYYGDKMVNSEADAKERLNQSNAEDIYDGLKQLKGSALKVAQMLSMEKSILPQAYVEKFSLAQFSVPPLSPPLVIKTFNKYFGKTPNEIFDTFNATSVNAASIGQVHVAEKNGKKLAVKIQYPGVAESIASDLAMVKPIAMSMFNIKGKESDKYFQEVEDKLVEETNYTLEMKQSKEIASACSHIPNLIFPSYYEEFSSERILTMDYMQGEHLSEFVARNTNQDASNKLGQALWDFYMFQIHKLKKVHADPHPGNFLISEKNQLIALDFGCMKTIPMAFYTPYFELAKSENINNRDYFTAKLYELEILRTDDSKAELDFFTEMFHEMLSLFTQPFNSEVFDFSDAHFFGKISELGQRYSKNTDLKKMNGSRGSKHFIYINRTFFGLYHLMFDLKAENIKINNYKHL; translated from the coding sequence ATGAAAACCATAGACAAAATACCAACATCGAAAATACAACGCGCCACTAAATTAATGTCTACTGGAGCTAAAGTAGGCGTAAATTATTTAAAGTATTATGGCGATAAAATGGTTAATTCTGAAGCTGATGCCAAAGAGCGTTTAAACCAGAGTAATGCTGAAGATATTTACGATGGCTTAAAACAACTTAAAGGTAGCGCACTTAAAGTAGCCCAGATGCTAAGTATGGAAAAAAGCATATTACCACAGGCCTATGTTGAAAAATTCTCGCTTGCACAATTTTCTGTACCGCCATTATCGCCACCATTAGTGATAAAAACATTTAATAAATATTTTGGTAAAACACCAAATGAAATTTTTGATACTTTTAACGCAACTTCTGTCAATGCTGCCAGTATCGGTCAGGTACACGTAGCAGAGAAAAATGGGAAAAAACTTGCTGTGAAAATCCAATATCCAGGAGTTGCTGAAAGTATCGCTTCCGATTTGGCGATGGTTAAACCTATTGCAATGAGTATGTTTAACATTAAAGGCAAGGAATCCGATAAGTATTTTCAAGAAGTCGAAGATAAATTGGTTGAAGAAACCAATTATACCTTAGAAATGAAACAAAGCAAAGAGATTGCTTCGGCTTGCTCGCATATACCGAATCTTATTTTTCCTAGCTATTATGAAGAATTCTCGTCTGAACGTATTCTCACGATGGATTATATGCAGGGTGAACATTTATCAGAATTTGTTGCACGAAATACCAACCAAGACGCTTCAAATAAATTAGGTCAGGCGCTTTGGGATTTCTATATGTTTCAAATTCATAAGCTTAAAAAGGTGCATGCCGATCCGCATCCTGGTAATTTTTTAATTTCAGAAAAAAACCAATTAATCGCTTTAGATTTTGGATGTATGAAAACCATTCCTATGGCATTTTATACGCCTTATTTTGAATTAGCTAAATCTGAAAACATTAACAATAGAGATTACTTTACAGCTAAATTATACGAGCTTGAAATATTGAGAACAGACGACTCTAAAGCAGAATTAGATTTTTTCACCGAAATGTTCCATGAGATGTTAAGCCTATTTACACAACCATTTAATAGTGAGGTTTTCGATTTCTCGGATGCTCATTTCTTTGGAAAAATATCAGAGCTAGGACAACGTTATTCTAAAAATACCGATCTTAAAAAAATGAATGGTAGTCGTGGTTCTAAGCATTTTATCTATATTAATAGAACTTTTTTTGGTCTATACCATTTAATGTTTGACCTGAAAGCTGAAAATATTAAAATTAACAACTACAAACATCTTTAA
- a CDS encoding flavin reductase family protein → MTYFSEHDIEKLHHLYQINLINSCSGYKSANLIGTKSKKGIENVAVFSSITHIGSSPAMLGFFLRPTTAIRNTYNNIKETGFFTINHIHKNILEQAHHTSAKYSAEISEFDMTSLNSEYQNDFFAPFVQDAPIKLAMQFVEEYNIKANNTILLVGKITGLYINDGLIENDGFVNLSKAQIATINGLDGYAVPQERIRFGYQRPKQLTADN, encoded by the coding sequence ATGACTTATTTTAGCGAACACGATATTGAAAAATTGCATCATCTCTACCAAATCAACTTAATAAACAGTTGCTCTGGCTATAAATCGGCAAACCTTATAGGAACCAAATCCAAAAAAGGAATAGAGAATGTTGCTGTTTTTAGCTCCATAACACATATAGGGTCCAGCCCGGCAATGCTAGGTTTTTTTTTAAGACCAACAACTGCAATAAGAAACACGTATAACAATATAAAAGAAACAGGTTTTTTTACTATTAATCATATTCACAAAAACATCCTCGAACAAGCCCATCATACCTCGGCAAAATACAGCGCTGAAATTTCTGAGTTCGATATGACATCTTTAAACTCAGAGTATCAAAACGATTTTTTTGCGCCTTTTGTACAAGATGCCCCTATTAAGTTAGCTATGCAATTTGTTGAAGAGTACAACATAAAAGCCAATAACACCATTTTGCTTGTCGGAAAAATAACAGGGCTCTATATTAACGACGGTCTTATTGAAAACGATGGTTTTGTTAACCTCTCTAAGGCACAAATAGCAACGATTAACGGTTTAGATGGTTATGCCGTTCCGCAAGAGAGAATAAGGTTTGGTTACCAAAGACCAAAACAACTTACAGCGGATAACTAA
- a CDS encoding SDR family oxidoreductase, giving the protein MKILVTGATGYIGKRLIPLLINQEHQVICAVRDKLRADENYLKEDLIEIVEVDFLKPETLNNIPEDIDVAYYLIHSMSNSSKNFESLEETCAKNFKTYIETTNVKQVIYLSGITNEEELSKHLRSRQNVEHILNSDHYATTIFKAGIIVGSGSSSFEIIRDLVEKLPIMIAPKWLNTKTQPLAVRDVLSFLSGAAGNTKLYNQSYDVFGSEVLTYKQLLLQFAEVRGLKRYIFTVPVMTPKLSSYWLYFVTSTSYKLASSLVDSMGVQIIGKPSNINALLDVNPLSYKQAVALAFEKIEQNSIVSSWKDSMVSSGRLRNNLHKYINVPKYGCFKDYKERQVQDTQKTIEKVWAIGGKTGWYYGTFLWKIRGYIDKLFGGIGLRRGRTNPTELHAGDALDFWRVIFADKNQKKLLLYAEMRLPGEAWLEFKIEDGFLKQTATFRPRGLWGRLYWYSVFPFHGFIFNGMINKLVNA; this is encoded by the coding sequence ATGAAAATACTCGTAACAGGAGCCACAGGCTATATAGGCAAAAGACTCATACCGCTTTTAATAAACCAAGAGCATCAGGTAATTTGCGCTGTTCGAGATAAACTTCGTGCCGACGAGAATTATTTAAAAGAAGACCTCATTGAAATCGTAGAAGTCGATTTTTTAAAGCCAGAAACACTAAATAATATTCCAGAAGATATTGATGTCGCGTATTATTTAATACACTCCATGTCTAATTCTTCTAAAAATTTTGAGTCTCTTGAAGAAACCTGCGCCAAAAATTTTAAAACTTATATTGAAACGACCAATGTTAAACAAGTTATTTATTTAAGCGGGATTACAAACGAAGAAGAGCTCTCAAAACACTTACGCTCAAGGCAAAACGTAGAGCATATTTTAAATTCAGACCATTACGCAACAACCATCTTTAAAGCTGGAATTATTGTGGGTTCTGGAAGCTCTTCTTTTGAAATAATAAGAGATTTAGTTGAAAAATTACCCATTATGATTGCCCCAAAATGGCTAAACACCAAAACACAACCGCTGGCAGTGCGCGATGTTTTAAGCTTTTTATCTGGAGCAGCAGGTAACACTAAATTGTACAATCAATCCTATGATGTTTTTGGCTCTGAAGTATTAACATACAAACAACTCTTATTACAATTTGCAGAAGTAAGAGGCTTAAAACGCTATATTTTTACGGTACCTGTAATGACCCCCAAACTATCTTCCTATTGGTTGTATTTTGTAACCTCTACATCTTATAAATTGGCATCATCGTTAGTTGATAGTATGGGTGTACAAATTATAGGTAAACCAAGTAATATTAATGCGTTGCTCGATGTAAATCCGCTTTCCTACAAACAGGCAGTCGCTTTGGCTTTCGAGAAAATAGAACAAAACAGTATTGTTTCCAGCTGGAAAGATTCTATGGTAAGTAGCGGGAGATTACGAAATAATTTACACAAATATATTAACGTTCCAAAATACGGCTGCTTTAAAGATTACAAAGAGCGTCAAGTACAGGACACCCAAAAAACCATCGAAAAAGTATGGGCTATTGGAGGAAAAACCGGCTGGTATTACGGCACGTTTTTATGGAAAATAAGAGGCTATATCGATAAACTTTTTGGAGGTATTGGCCTTCGAAGAGGTCGCACAAACCCCACCGAATTGCATGCTGGCGATGCCCTAGATTTTTGGCGCGTTATTTTTGCCGATAAAAATCAAAAAAAACTCTTGCTCTATGCAGAAATGCGACTTCCAGGAGAAGCCTGGTTAGAATTTAAGATTGAAGATGGCTTCTTAAAACAAACAGCAACCTTTAGACCTCGCGGGTTATGGGGAAGGTTATACTGGTACAGTGTTTTCCCTTTTCATGGTTTTATTTTTAATGGGATGATAAATAAATTAGTAAATGCGTAA
- a CDS encoding DUF2256 domain-containing protein, protein MRKPLKKDLPKKICLVCKLPFSWRKKWEKNWENIKYCSERCRRHKKTQR, encoded by the coding sequence ATGCGTAAACCCTTAAAAAAAGACTTACCTAAAAAAATTTGCCTTGTTTGTAAATTACCCTTTAGTTGGAGAAAAAAGTGGGAGAAAAATTGGGAAAACATAAAATATTGTAGCGAAAGATGCAGAAGACACAAAAAAACACAGCGTTAG
- a CDS encoding DASH family cryptochrome, which produces MQKTQKNTALVWFRNDLRVQDNRVLNRAIIENNNVIALYCFDPRHYELSNFGFKKTEKYRAKFLIDTIKDLKANLKTLNIELFVYHKKPEHVIKTLVDAYAINSIYLQKEWTSEENLVLKKVKNTVESTLVFNEIYDQFLYHPEAINMQPSQIPQVFTNFRKKVEKHSNVWPVTVNHALEKTVITNNTIIPSLEDLGLESFKTHRNSAFPFSGGETAGLKRLDDYFFKTKKLAVYKKTRNGLLGLDYSSKFSPWLANGSISARTIYWKIKEFEQQFYKNDSTYWLIFELIWRDYFKYIALKHQNDIFKINGILKKDYDWTYDTELVNKWINGETPSPFVNANMIELKKTGWMSNRGRQNVASYFAKNLLLDWRIGAAYFESVLLDYDVHSNYGNWMYVAGVGNDPRDRKFNVSLQASRYDANNKFRTTWLQETLF; this is translated from the coding sequence ATGCAGAAGACACAAAAAAACACAGCGTTAGTTTGGTTTAGAAACGATTTAAGGGTTCAAGACAATAGGGTTTTAAACCGAGCCATTATTGAAAACAATAACGTAATAGCCCTGTATTGTTTCGATCCCAGACATTATGAACTTAGTAATTTCGGATTTAAAAAAACCGAAAAATATAGGGCTAAATTTTTAATAGACACTATTAAAGACTTAAAAGCCAACCTCAAAACTCTAAATATAGAGTTATTTGTGTATCATAAAAAACCAGAACATGTAATTAAAACATTAGTTGATGCTTATGCCATAAATTCGATATATCTTCAAAAAGAATGGACTAGCGAAGAAAATTTAGTGCTAAAAAAGGTGAAAAACACAGTAGAAAGCACTCTTGTGTTTAACGAAATTTACGATCAGTTTTTATACCATCCAGAGGCAATCAATATGCAGCCCTCCCAAATACCTCAAGTATTTACTAATTTTAGAAAAAAAGTAGAAAAACACAGTAATGTTTGGCCGGTTACAGTTAATCATGCCCTTGAAAAAACAGTAATTACAAACAACACAATCATCCCATCGCTTGAGGATCTTGGCCTGGAGAGTTTTAAAACACATCGCAACTCTGCGTTTCCATTTTCGGGTGGAGAAACTGCAGGACTTAAACGCTTGGACGATTATTTTTTTAAGACTAAAAAATTAGCTGTCTATAAAAAAACGAGAAATGGATTGCTAGGTTTAGATTACAGCTCAAAATTTTCACCTTGGCTAGCTAATGGCAGTATTTCTGCAAGAACCATATACTGGAAAATTAAAGAATTTGAACAACAATTTTACAAAAACGACTCGACGTATTGGTTAATCTTTGAACTCATTTGGAGAGACTATTTTAAATATATCGCATTAAAGCACCAAAATGATATTTTTAAAATTAATGGAATCCTTAAAAAAGATTACGATTGGACATACGATACAGAACTCGTAAACAAATGGATAAACGGCGAAACCCCATCCCCTTTTGTTAATGCCAACATGATTGAACTTAAAAAAACAGGATGGATGAGTAATAGAGGCCGTCAGAATGTAGCCTCGTATTTCGCAAAAAATTTATTACTCGATTGGCGTATTGGTGCTGCTTATTTTGAATCTGTACTTCTCGATTACGATGTACACAGCAATTATGGCAATTGGATGTATGTTGCTGGAGTTGGAAACGACCCCAGAGACCGTAAATTTAATGTATCGCTGCAAGCTAGTCGTTACGATGCGAATAATAAATTTAGAACGACTTGGCTACAAGAAACCTTATTTTAA
- a CDS encoding cryptochrome/photolyase family protein: protein MKTLRLILGDQLNIKHSWFKNTNKDVLYCLFEMRQETDYTTHHIQKIVGFFAAMRKFSEDLQAQGHNVVFYKIKDAENTQNLTKNLSKIIKEHQVERFEYILPDEYRLDKQLQNFTSSLQIETNRISAEHFYTERDDLATFFKGKKQYLMENFYRDMRKKHDILMVSNQPEGGKWNYDKSNRNKWKGDVEIPNHKVFKNDISEIKNDILSTNIKTIGKFDNEIFLYPINRIQGLEQLKYFCEALLPHFGDYQDAMHTDEDYLFHSRLSFALNLKLISPKDVVTTVMNYYRKNEDRISISQVEGFIRQIIGWREYMRGMYWAFMPEYKTQNELQNNNKLPDFFWTAETKMNCLKHAIKNSLDNSYAHHIQRLMVTGNYALLTQTNPDDVDNWYLGIYIDAIEWVQLPNTRGMSQFADGGKIATKPYVSSGSYINKMSNYCKDCTYNKDKKTEDDACPFNSLYWNFLDDKRSLLGNNFRMRMMYSLLDKMSPESLEKIKQKAQHIIEHQDEY, encoded by the coding sequence ATGAAGACATTAAGACTCATATTAGGAGACCAACTCAACATAAAACACTCTTGGTTTAAAAACACCAACAAAGATGTGCTGTATTGCCTATTTGAAATGCGCCAAGAAACCGATTACACTACCCATCATATCCAGAAAATTGTTGGATTCTTTGCTGCCATGCGCAAATTTTCAGAAGATTTACAGGCGCAAGGCCATAACGTCGTATTTTATAAAATAAAAGATGCAGAGAACACGCAAAACCTAACTAAAAATCTATCAAAAATAATTAAAGAACACCAGGTTGAAAGATTTGAATATATTTTACCTGATGAGTATCGTTTAGATAAGCAACTCCAAAACTTTACATCGTCTTTACAAATTGAAACTAATCGTATTTCAGCCGAACATTTTTACACAGAAAGAGACGATTTAGCCACCTTTTTTAAAGGTAAAAAGCAGTATCTCATGGAGAATTTCTACAGAGATATGCGCAAAAAACATGATATTTTAATGGTTTCAAATCAACCCGAGGGCGGCAAATGGAACTACGATAAAAGTAATAGAAACAAATGGAAAGGTGATGTAGAAATTCCGAATCATAAAGTTTTTAAAAACGATATTTCCGAAATTAAAAACGATATTTTATCGACAAACATAAAAACAATTGGTAAATTTGATAACGAAATATTTTTATACCCCATAAATCGAATTCAAGGTTTGGAACAGCTTAAGTATTTTTGCGAAGCCCTACTGCCCCATTTTGGCGACTACCAAGATGCCATGCATACCGATGAAGATTACCTTTTTCATTCCAGACTATCTTTTGCTTTAAATTTAAAACTTATTTCTCCTAAAGATGTCGTGACAACGGTAATGAATTACTACCGAAAAAACGAAGATCGTATCAGTATTTCTCAAGTCGAAGGTTTTATTAGACAAATTATTGGTTGGCGAGAATATATGCGTGGCATGTATTGGGCCTTTATGCCAGAATATAAAACACAAAACGAACTACAGAATAACAATAAATTACCCGATTTTTTCTGGACTGCAGAAACAAAAATGAATTGTTTAAAACACGCCATAAAAAATTCGTTAGACAACAGTTACGCACACCATATTCAACGGCTCATGGTTACAGGAAATTATGCCTTACTCACGCAAACGAATCCTGACGACGTAGACAATTGGTATCTAGGTATTTACATCGACGCTATAGAATGGGTTCAGCTTCCAAACACTAGAGGCATGAGCCAGTTTGCCGATGGTGGCAAAATAGCAACCAAACCTTATGTGTCATCTGGCTCTTACATAAATAAAATGAGTAATTATTGTAAGGATTGCACGTATAATAAAGACAAAAAAACCGAAGACGATGCCTGCCCTTTTAATAGCTTGTATTGGAATTTTTTAGACGACAAAAGGTCTCTTCTGGGAAATAATTTTAGAATGCGCATGATGTATAGCCTCTTAGATAAAATGAGCCCTGAAAGTTTAGAAAAAATAAAACAGAAAGCACAACATATTATTGAACATCAAGATGAATACTAA
- a CDS encoding cryptochrome/deoxyribodipyrimidine photo-lyase family protein has translation MNTKPQIHLVWLKRDLRLHDNEAIFNALSSGKRVLLFYAFEPLLLNDPHYSERHWDFVKQSLEDLNQALKPYNSKILVVKSDIIAALNQLLTKYKINNIYSHKETGILVTFDRDKSFKRFCKNNLITWTESKNNGVHRGLKNREKWTELSNRYYEIEPLKFNPQANQLLPIDEINELEKSFKTISLKTKTNTPFQKGGRTTGLKYLKSFFDSRYLNYMHHISKPDLARISCSRLSPYIAWGNLSVREVYHQAYHLKKSSKNKKALDAFMSRLRWHAHFVQKFEMEHTMEEVSINKGYHKLKKSVSEKYQIAWKTGQTGIPLVDACMRCLKETGYLNFRMRALVVSFFTHNLWQPWQEATTHLSQMFLDFEPGIHFPQLQMQAGETGINMLRIYNPIKNSLEHDPNAVFIKKWVPELKDLDTAFAHQPYLMTEMEQQFYNFKLGVNYPHPIIDIDTTRRKASDALWEMRNNKLVKSESARILKKHALSKKHLNKT, from the coding sequence ATGAATACTAAACCCCAAATACATTTAGTCTGGTTAAAACGCGATTTGCGCTTACACGATAATGAAGCTATTTTTAACGCTTTATCTTCTGGAAAGCGCGTATTACTTTTTTACGCTTTTGAACCTCTTTTACTAAACGACCCCCATTATAGCGAGCGCCACTGGGATTTTGTTAAACAATCGTTAGAAGACTTAAACCAAGCCTTAAAACCTTATAATTCGAAAATACTTGTTGTAAAGTCCGATATAATTGCCGCACTCAATCAACTCTTAACAAAATATAAAATAAACAATATCTACTCACATAAGGAAACGGGTATTTTAGTAACTTTCGATAGAGATAAATCTTTTAAACGGTTTTGTAAAAACAATTTAATAACCTGGACCGAAAGCAAAAATAATGGTGTACATCGCGGTTTAAAAAATCGTGAAAAGTGGACTGAACTTTCTAATCGCTATTACGAAATAGAACCTCTAAAATTTAATCCTCAGGCCAATCAATTATTACCCATTGATGAAATAAACGAATTAGAGAAAAGCTTTAAAACCATATCATTAAAAACGAAAACAAACACACCTTTTCAAAAAGGAGGAAGAACAACGGGATTAAAATATTTAAAATCTTTTTTTGATAGCCGTTACTTAAATTACATGCATCACATTTCAAAACCAGATTTAGCGCGCATAAGTTGCAGTAGGCTTTCGCCCTACATTGCCTGGGGAAACCTTTCAGTTAGAGAAGTATATCATCAAGCTTATCATTTAAAGAAATCTTCAAAAAACAAAAAAGCTTTAGACGCTTTTATGTCACGTTTACGTTGGCATGCACATTTTGTGCAAAAATTTGAAATGGAACATACCATGGAAGAGGTTAGTATAAATAAAGGCTACCATAAGCTTAAAAAAAGTGTGTCTGAAAAATATCAAATCGCTTGGAAAACCGGGCAAACCGGTATTCCTTTAGTAGATGCGTGTATGAGGTGTTTAAAAGAAACTGGCTATCTTAATTTTAGAATGCGTGCATTGGTTGTTTCTTTTTTTACGCATAACTTATGGCAACCGTGGCAAGAAGCTACAACCCATTTATCGCAAATGTTCCTCGATTTTGAACCCGGAATACACTTTCCTCAACTACAAATGCAAGCTGGAGAGACCGGTATAAATATGCTGCGAATTTACAACCCCATAAAAAATAGTTTAGAACACGATCCAAACGCCGTATTTATAAAAAAATGGGTCCCAGAGTTAAAAGATTTAGATACAGCATTTGCGCATCAACCCTATTTAATGACCGAGATGGAACAGCAGTTTTACAACTTTAAACTCGGTGTAAATTACCCACACCCCATTATAGACATTGATACCACACGTAGAAAAGCAAGTGATGCCTTATGGGAAATGCGTAATAACAAACTTGTAAAATCTGAGAGTGCTCGAATTCTAAAAAAACATGCCTTATCCAAAAAACATTTAAATAAAACTTAA
- a CDS encoding TIGR03643 family protein — protein sequence MKLTVTEIDRIIEMAWEDRTTFEAIKFQFNLKEQEVIQVMRRELKPSSFKLWRKRVQNRKTKHEKLRGFDAGRFKCSRQRQITHNNISKC from the coding sequence ATGAAATTAACCGTAACAGAGATAGATAGAATTATTGAAATGGCTTGGGAAGATAGAACAACTTTTGAGGCCATAAAATTTCAATTTAATCTAAAAGAGCAAGAGGTTATTCAGGTCATGCGACGAGAATTAAAACCCAGCAGTTTTAAATTATGGCGAAAAAGGGTTCAAAACAGAAAAACAAAACATGAAAAATTAAGAGGTTTTGATGCGGGCAGATTTAAATGTAGTAGACAAAGACAGATTACGCATAACAACATCTCTAAATGTTAA